A genomic segment from Sparus aurata chromosome 10, fSpaAur1.1, whole genome shotgun sequence encodes:
- the LOC115589332 gene encoding V-set domain-containing T-cell activation inhibitor 1-like, with the protein MALPTLVALLSFLAVASVFGQSDVIGSNKPVNVTIGDDAILPCHLEPEFDLKTQTVEWRRDQTIVHVYRNRGDDPALQDESFRGRTSLFPDEMIRGNISLKLTNVTEQDAGEYRCFVPNLKGQIKKGYVTLIVAKPGEKGN; encoded by the exons ATGGCGTTGCCAACACTCGTCGCGTTGTTGTCCTTCCTCGCCGTGGCGAGCGTCTTCG GACAGTCTGATGTGATTGGCTCAAACAAACCAGTTAATGTTACAATCGGTGATGATGCCATTCTGCCATGCCACCTGGAGCCTGAATTTGATTTGAAGACCCAAACGGTGGAGTGGAGACGTGATCAAACTATTGTGCATGTCTATCGAAATAGAGGTGATGATCCAGCTCTTCAGGACGAGAGCTTCAGAGGTAGAACTTCTCTCTTCCCAGATGAGATGATCAGaggaaacatttcactgaagcTGACCAACGTTACGGAACAGGATGCAGGAGAATACAGGTGCTTTGTTCCAAATCTGAAAGGTCAGATCAAGAAAGGCTACGTTACTCTCATCGTAG CAAAGCCAGgggagaaaggaaac